Part of the Odocoileus virginianus isolate 20LAN1187 ecotype Illinois chromosome 16, Ovbor_1.2, whole genome shotgun sequence genome is shown below.
ACAAAAATCACTAATGTTGGCAGCCTGCAAGTGCCAGGCAAACACATTTTAGATAAAGACTACACCTGTCAGTAGCGTAACAGTGCCAATTATACCTATTCTGGGGGCTCTTTCATCTGAAGCAATCTGATGTCAGAGAAGACATGACCTCAGGTGTTTTCACCATCCTGCTACCAGGTGGCTGGGGTGAAGCCACAGACACCTAGACTGGAGCACAAACAGGTGGACGTGACTTGCCCACTTACCAGACTTCTGGGTGACTAGAGACTAAAATTCAAGTTTGGTTTGCTGGTCTTACCATATCAAGCCCCAAAACCAAGCCCCTAGTTTGTGCCTTGCACATAAAAGACTCCCTACTGAGGGACACTTCCTACTACTGAGGACACTTCCTAGTCCTTCTGTGAATGCTAATTCAAGGTCAAGAGATTCCGCAAGCCCTTTAAGCACAAGATTCGAACTcctcctgggttttttttttttttggggggggggttgttgttgtttgtttgtttgttttaactaaGTTTCTGATAAAGATCCCAGGCCCACCACCACCAGCTAAACTTCCTGACCGCCGTGCCAGCTACTCAGCCCCAGAAGTCCAACTTCACACCACCCGATCTTCCACCTCCCTCCAAGGCAGCCCAGACGTGGCCCCGCTGAGCACTTTACAACCGGAACGTATTTTGGAAGCCGTCCCGCCGCGCCCCCTGACTTTACAAGGAAGGAAACAAGAGGTTTGAGCTCATGCGCCGGGCCCAAGGTCACTTCACCCTGAGGCCCTCCAGCCTCTGGCCGCCGATTCACACAAACTCAACGCGAACCAAGTTGTCTCTGCCCCGTATTTAAGCATGCCCACACTGCCACTTGTGGTGCccagaaccacaaaagacccagcTGGGGAGATCGGGGGAACCCAGGCGTGCCAAAGCAGGCAAAACCCTGCGAATCTGAACTCTCCAGGAACCAGAGGGCTGGCGGGGTTCTTGAAGGGGGTGAAAGAAAGCCagggatggaaaagaaaagagaagccagGACGGCCGCGgagcggggtgtgtgtgtgcgtgggggGAGGAAATTTCTGCTCGCCCACAACCCCGAAGGAGGGTCCCTCTCCCCTCAGGCCGCCCCAGAGGCCCCCAGGGGATGCCAGCCCGGCCCCCTCGCAGCGGCCGGCCAGGCCTGGCGACCCTCGCCGGGCTCACCGGGTGCGCAGCGCCTGCCACGCGGCGTCGATGTCGGCGTAGAGGTTCTTCTCGGAGGGCTTGCCGGAGCTGACGCCGTAGCCGGAGTAGTCGTAGGAGAAGATGTTGCAGTTGATGCGCGAGCCCAGGCCGATGTAGAAGCTGCACATCTGGCCCAGGTCCACCGCGTTACCGTGCGAGAAAAGCAGCGTGTAGCGGCTGGAGGGCGCGCAGCGCACGAACATGCAGCCTAGCCGGTTGTCCCGGGCGGTGCGCGAGAAGAAGACCTCGACGGCGTCCAGCTCGCGCTGCGAGTACTGCCAGTCGGCGCGCTCGCTCAGGTGCAAGCTGCACGCGCCGGGCCCGGCGCCCCCCTCCTCGGGCTGCTGCTGCGGCGCCGGCTGGGCCGCGGCGGAGGCGGAGGAGGTGGAAGCGGCCGAGGCCGGAGCGGGCGCGCCGGGGCCGCGCTGCTCCGGCGCCAGCACCGTGTAGGTGGGCTCGGGCGGCAGGAAGGCCAGCTTGGCGGCGATGCGGCTCGGGCAGGGCGGGCAGcagaagagccagcacagctCGCCCAGCGAGAAGCCGTTCATCCTGGGGCCTGGTTCGGGCATCGGGGCGGCTGGAGcgcgccgccgctgccgccggcacggcaggcaggcaggcaggcaggcaggcaggccggCAGGGGAGCGAGGGCGGGCGGGCGCGCGGCGAGGAGCGGGCGAGCGGAGGGCGGCTGCGGCCCGCCCGCCCGGCggctggaggagggggcggggaagcGCAGGGGGGGAGGCGGGGCCGGCCCGGCGGGCGCGGCGCTGGGAGCCCTGGCGGGTCAGCGGCGGCCCCGCGGGCCGGGAGAGGCGCGGGCGTCCGGGGCCCGCGCGCGGCACACAAAGCCGGCGGCGGCGGCCATGCCGGCTGGAGCgcaccgcccccacccctgcccccgccccccggctCCCGCACGcccgtcgccgccgccgcctcttCCGGGTTACAGCGGGCTGGCGCCCCTGCCGGGACCCGGGCCGGGCCGGCGTCTGGGCGGGGCTGCCCCGCCGCCTACCCCGACTCCGCGCGCGGGGGCGCGGGCACCTGCTTTGGCCTGGGAAGCGCGTCCTCCTCCCCGGGACGCCCAGGCACCCGGAGCAGGGTCTGTATGCAGGGGCAAGTGGGCAGATCCCCAGAGGGGTTCCGGGAGGGGACGCGAGCACCTTTGCCCCCCTGGGAAGCAAGACCGGAGGCCGACAGGGCCTCTCCGGGAGCGCAGAGGCCCGGAGCAGCGGAGCGCTCCTGGTTAGGCATGGGGGCACGTGGGCCGATCGGGAGACGGTGGCGGGTGGGGACAATGGAAGGGGAGCAGGTATACTCCCGGATCGgactcttcctctctttcccctctccctgGAATTCCCTTCCCCAAATCCAAGTTTTCTCATGCGTGGAGATTTTGGGGAATTTATTGAACAATTAACGAATGAAAGAGACTTGAAATGAACCTGAAATTCTTGGCTCTTTGTGTCCATTGGTGCTTTCTGAACTGGCTCTTCCCAAAGTCTCAGGACCATCAGGGAACTGGTGGTGTGGGATAGAGCGCCGATGGATCGCTGCATCTCCCTGTTACAGGAGGTTGTTTCTGCCTGTGTAACTACAgtattgagcttccctggtggctcagtggtaaaagattcgcctcccaatgcaggagaaccaggttcgatccctgggtggggaagatacactggagtaggaaatggtaccccactcctgtattcttgcctggagaatctcatggacagaggaccctggtgggccccagcccataggctcacaaagagtcagacacaacttaccaactaaacTACAGTATTACTTTCCTAGGAGCATGACTGGGCCTTCAGTAAACCCCTGTGTCCATAATAGTCAGCTATTATAACAGGACCACTCTATATATTTAGTAATATACTACGTTGCCACTGTCCTTTCTCGTCCCAAGGGCAGTAGATTTTCTGGTGGTAACTAGATGTCCTTTACAGCCCTAGTTCCTCTAGACTTGTTTCTGGAATCCAGGATTTTTAATCAGGAGAGATTTTACGATGATTTAAATCCATTGTAATCTTGGCACTCACCTTTtagtgatatatttttttttccaaatattactCTCAGTGTCTTGAAACTGAGTAGCCTCTGGTGCCAATTTCACAGAGCCTTCCAccacttcctttttccttctgatttggCAGCTGAATTCCCTTTCAGGAATTGACAGTAGATACCCTTCTTGATTGCCAGCAGGGCAGCCAGAGACAAGGAAATTGGCAGCATAACCACTCTGGGTCTCTTGTGTTAACTCACAGATGTCCAGGAGAATTTAAACTTTCCTCTTGGCTTTTGTGGAAGGTGTTATTTTTGAGCACCTTCATCTAAATGAATTTGCCCATCTTGATTGCAGTAACCTTTCGGACCAGGTTTGAAAAGATTATTTGttcataaaataagttttaaatgttGTTGAAACTATCTGAAAAATTGGCTAAAGAAAACTTGGTTAGCAAAGCTTGTTCTGATTAAAtatttgaagtctattttaaagTTATTCACACTTGGTGATCTTTCAcccaaaaccttttttttttttttttctttctttctttctttcttctaatttATTTGG
Proteins encoded:
- the ABHD17C gene encoding alpha/beta hydrolase domain-containing protein 17C — translated: MPEPGPRMNGFSLGELCWLFCCPPCPSRIAAKLAFLPPEPTYTVLAPEQRGPGAPAPASAASTSSASAAAQPAPQQQPEEGGAGPGACSLHLSERADWQYSQRELDAVEVFFSRTARDNRLGCMFVRCAPSSRYTLLFSHGNAVDLGQMCSFYIGLGSRINCNIFSYDYSGYGVSSGKPSEKNLYADIDAAWQALRTRYGVSPENIILYGQSIGTVPTVDLASRYECAAVILHSPLMSGLRVAFPDTRKTYCFDAFPSIDKISKVTSPVLVIHGTEDEVIDFSHGLAMYERCPRAVEPLWVEGAGHNDIELYAQYLERLKQFISHELPNS